Genomic segment of Actinomycetota bacterium:
TATGACCGCTGGTACCCGGAGGTGCCGGCGGTGATGGACACGAGACAGCTCGCCGGGCTGTTGGGCACCAACGTGCAGATCGTGCGCGCCTGGGTACGCGAAGGGATCATCCCCGCCCACCGGCTACCCGGCGGCCGTAAACTCACGTTCCTCCGCCACGAGATCTTCCAATGGCTCATCGCGAACCGGTACGAACCGACCGCTGAGCAACGAGGACGCTGACACCGGGAGTGCCCCCGCCTTCAGTCCCGATCGAAGCGCCGCTCGAACATCGCTGGTGGCTATCACCGCCGGGTCCTGTCCGGGCCACTATCCCTAGCCAGGAACCTCGAGGTTCGCAGAGAGGGAAAAGGTCGCATGCGCCGAGAACCTGAAGGAACCGAACCCGTCCGGCAGGCCGTCAGAGCCGACACGCTGAAGTTTCGGCGACATGTGGCCCTGGCACGCTCTTGGCCGCTTCCTTGTGGGCCGTCGGGTTGTCGGATTCGGAGCGTCACCGATTGGTAACGGAGATCTGGTGAACTTCGTCTTGGCGACATGGTCCGGACCGCGGTGTCGGCGGGGGAGTAAGACCGGCCACGAGGTGA
This window contains:
- a CDS encoding helix-turn-helix domain-containing protein, producing MTGGEINYDRWYPEVPAVMDTRQLAGLLGTNVQIVRAWVREGIIPAHRLPGGRKLTFLRHEIFQWLIANRYEPTAEQRGR